Proteins encoded in a region of the Puntigrus tetrazona isolate hp1 chromosome 12, ASM1883169v1, whole genome shotgun sequence genome:
- the aatkb gene encoding serine/threonine-protein kinase LMTK1 isoform X4: MHFLEEARPYRSLQHPALVQCLAQCTEVTPYLVVMEFCPLGDVKGYLRSCRATDSMTPDPLLLQRMACEITSGLLHLHKNNFNHSDLALRNCLLTSDIKVKIGDYGLAHNKYKDDYFVTSDQTWIPLRWIAPELVDEVHGNLLVVDQTKESNIWSLGVTIWELFELGNQPYRHYSDRQVLSYAVKDQQLKLPKPLLKYSLSDRWYEVMQFCWLQPDQRPDAEEVHLLLSYLCAKGASEAEEDFERRWNSMRPNTSHANVLGAGALAIDMPMSSTTSSFPLLEQFPTGDGYHSESGDDILTVTETSHGLNFEYKWEQARAEQHYHSSSTSGTLGQGNPHCQEVYYPPSGIVGGCAVEGLALGVSPSYYESKQIHTPGVVPVLSAHSPSVSNEYYIRIEEPVQSNIDMNFTLCSYSPDFGGSNGSFLTGSGDSRECMNCPPEAKPDIYWSADIHKSSAYDSDTSPAMSLTMEPLLGHGSPLRAWESGHYVSYKDRDGGYYYEPSPPKIMDRYLIRDPTEPPQESWGSRSLRQALGELEEPLGISPSIGSPPQGYADPYLENIQGSIIGKNVTGGYYDMMGSLRKTMPGSHSVCIDMASGGAIFVGRDDSDSEDEEDIFVERRARSWSTSNPANTNTRSLRQRQGSCIQDSYADFHYTMPMTDVEDTWPEDQTLPYHMAKPIDYLEATVKSNTCLVHGRHVPSNPSPECSSYIHMCHEPREAEVYPVPCCQALSSSHFVDPLTGTLVRNCFMIDCIPGKPMTLPRKDQHLGQAPLSAGPIVSKIESSREGAKQFDVSHQYVDITVGETNLKQEKALHEDASPVDPKSEIIAINPQLEKSQAELSKSEPESDLSKTADSGVDHGHSSISLVEIDDCSDDDITDVTSGIFGDFTVEVETVDYINPTFKSLQKQVGTPDSMDSIDIPSTACSSETLSPASIHPSSSPKTVDSGYDTENNESPEFVLKEPHELQDSKVFIQPLGKVTSGSNFEQEITRSEDEKLEDNVDTVMALTTSESNDGELKALSDKTPYRDSAYFSDYDAGKDKESEEDINELEDQKDGLEEIIDKEELLPPKKKADEDEYLLPSTKEREKSPEHSHGATSNVLSKINEGMSGCDTISSVSLSSSDIEVSNIKDNFGDDEIIVVDSDLSAELVPSESEVSNSDALLGPDLKQKESFKQVGSEDSLSLDQVISEGDVANTSIPEVLTDENEEGIVRDVSCIILSEEELTSQNETAERNSSPTHEGLESRSKDCEERGRKRSSTRSGSPPPPLEGRVSPTDGEEADEEDGDSEDSDESDEELRTYSIQEQSEESEDEILTVPIIVSDCSDAHKLRSLLKIPTLLNDSLSDEMENKKKVVSFFDDVTVFLFDQESPTRELAESFPLGGESSKSSAKSKTQNQQEKINASDDSSDGNISEESAGFEWEDDFPLLPLPTSSKRSPPDVTPKPSLPSGNTKPVAQVSRFTVSPSNVSRFSITHVSDSDMDSAGGSSEDGERE, encoded by the exons ATGCACTTTCTGGAAGAGGCTCGGCCATATCG GTCTCTCCAGCATCCAGCTCTAGTACAATGTCTCGCTCAGTGCACAGAAGTCACACCCTACTTAGTGGTCATGGAATTCTGCCCACTg GGTGATGTTAAAGGTTACCTGCGCAGCTGCCGGGCAACAGATTCCATGACCCCTGACCCCTTACTACTTCAGAGGATGGCGTGTGAGATCACTTCAGGCCTGCTTCACCTTCACAAAAACAACTTCAACCATAG TGATCTGGCTTTGAGAAACTGCCTGCTAACCTCAGACATAAAAGTTAAGATTGGAGACTATGGACTAGCGCACAACAAGTACAAG GATGATTACTTTGTGACATCAGACCAGACCTGGATTCCCTTACGCTGGATTGCCCCTGAACTGGTTGATGAGGTTCATGGTAACTTACTGGTGGTGGATCAAACCAAGGAAAGCAACATCTG GTCCCTCGGTGTAACAATCTGGGAGCTGTTTGAGTTGGGAAATCAGCCGTACCGCCATTATTCAGATCGACAAGTTCTCAGCTATGCTGTAAAGGACCAGCAATTGAAGCTGCCCAAGCCACTTCTTAAGTACTCTCTTTCTGACCGCTG GTATGAAGTAATGCAGTTCTGTTGGCTTCAGCCTGATCAGAGGCCCGATGCAGAAGAAGTTCATTTGCTGCTTAGTTACTTATGCGCCAAAGGAGCCAGTGAGGCAGAGGAAGACTTTGAAAGACGCTGGAACTCCATGAGACCAAACACAAGCCATGCTAATGTTCTTGGAGCGGGTGCACTAGCAATCGACATGCCCATGTCATCCACCACTTCCTCATTCCCCCTACTGGAGCAGTTCCCTACTGGAGATGGCTACCATTCAGAATCTGGAGATGACATCCTAACGGTTACTGAAACCAGCCATGGCCTCAACTTTGAGTACAAATGGGAGCAGGCACGGGCTGAACAGCACTACCATTCTTCATCCACCTCAGGCACTTTGGGTCAAGGCAATCCCCATTGTCAGGAGGTCTACTATCCTCCAAGTGGAATAGTGGGGGGCTGTGCTGTTGAAGGACTCGCCCTTGGGGTTTCTCCTTCATATTATGAGTCCAAACAAATACACACCCCTGGTGTGGTACCAGTCCTGAGTGCTCACAGTCCATCAGTGAGTAATGAGTACTACATTCGCATTGAGGAGCCAGTACAAAGCAATATTGATATGAACTTCACCCTGTGTTCTTACAGCCCAGATTTTGGGGGCAGCAACGGAAGCTTTCTAACAGGTAGTGGAGACTCTAGGGAGTGTATGAACTGTCCCCCTGAAGCTAAACCAGACATTTATTGGTCAGCAGATATCCACAAAAGCAGTGCCTATGATTCTGACACCAGTCCTGCTATGTCTCTAACTATGGAGCCTCTTTTGGGTCATGGTAGCCCTCTTAGAGCATGGGAGTCTGGTCACTATGTCTCATACAAAGACAGAGATGGAGGTTACTACTATGAACCATCACCTCCTAAGATCATGGACCGCTACCTGATACGAGACCCAACAGAGCCTCCACAAGAGAGCTGGGGGTCTCGAAGCTTAAGACAAGCACTTGGGGAACTAGAGGAGCCTTTAGGTATCTCTCCATCAATTGGAAGTCCTCCACAAGGCTATGCTGATCCTTACTTGGAGAACATTCAAGGCTCCATTATAGGAAAGAATGTTACAGGAGGATATTATGATATGATGGGGTCTTTGAGGAAGACTATGCCAGGTAGCCACTCAGTTTGCATTGACATGGCGTCAGGTGGTGCTATATTTGTAGGACGAGATGACAGCGACTCTGAGGACGAGGAAGACATCTTTGTGGAAAGGCGAGCAAGAAGCTGGTCCACCAGCAATCcagcaaatacaaacacaagGAGCTTGCGTCAAAGGCAAGGGTCGTGTATCCAAGATTCGTATGCAGATTTCCACTACACTATGCCGATGACTGACGTTGAAGATACATGGCCAGAAGATCAAACTCTGCCATACCATATGGCCAAACCGATTGACTACTTAGAGGCAACCGTGAAAAGCAACACTTGCCTGGTGCATGGAAGACATGTACCTTCAAACCCTTCACCCGAGTGCAGCTCGTATATCCATATGTGCCATGAACCTAGAGAAGCTGAAGTATATCCTGTGCCATGTTGTCAAGCTTTGAGCAGTTCGCATTTTGTAGATCCTCTAACAGGAACTCTTGTGAGGAACTGCTTTATGATTGACTGTATTCCAGGGAAACCCATGACATTGCCCAGAAAAGACCAACATCTAGGCCAAGCACCTTTATCAGCTGGACCTATAGTTTCCAAAATAGAGTCATCAAGGGAAGGTGCCAAACAGTTTGATGTCTCACACCAGTATGTGGATATTACGGTAGGAGAAACAAACTTaaagcaagaaaaagctttgcaTGAAGATGCATCTCCAGTGGATCCCAAAAGTGAAATTATTGCCATCAATCCACAGTTGGAGAAATCCCAAGCAGAGTTATCCAAATCAGAACCAGAGTCAGACTTAAGCAAGACAGCAGACAGTGGTGTGGATCATGGACACTCTAGTATCAGCCTAGTGGAGATTGATGACTGCAGTGATGATGACATCACTGATGTAACCTCAGGAATTTTTGGTGACTTCACTGTTGAAGTGGAAACTGTTGACTACATCAATCCAACATTCAAGTCATTGCAAAAGCAGGTTGGTACCCCAGACTCCATGGACTCCATTGACATACCATCTACAGCATGTTCCAGTGAGACACTCAGTCCTGCCTCCATTCATCCTTCAAGCTCTCCTAAGACAGTGGACAGTGGCTATGACACCGAAAACAATGAATCTCCAGAATTTGTCTTAAAGGAACCCCATGAACTACAAGATTCTAAGGTTTTCATCCAACCCTTGGGAAAAGTGACATCCGGGTCTAACTTTGAACAAGAGATTACAAGGTCAGAGGATGAGAAGCTAGAGGACAATGTTGATACTGTAATGGCATTGACAACATCTGAGAGCAATGATGGAGAACTGAAGGCGCTGAGTGATAAAACGCCATACAGAGATTCAGCCTACTTCTCTGACTATGATGCCGGGAAAGATAAAGAAAGCGAAGAGGACATCAATGAACTCGAAGATCAGAAAGATGGACTGGAGGAAATTATAGATAAAGAGGAACTACTTCCTCCCAAAAAGAAGGCAGATGAAGATGAATATCTTTTGCCATCTACAAAGGAAAGGGAAAAATCTCCTGAACACTCTCATGGCGCAacttcaaatgttttatcaaaaatcAACGAAGGCATGTCTGGTTGTGACACAATCAGTAGTGTGTCTCTCTCATCTTCTGATATTGAAGTATCTAACATAAAAGATAATTTTGGTGATGATGAAATTATTGTTGTAGATTCAGATCTTTCTGCAGAACTTGTACCATCAGAATCTGAAGTATCTAATTCAGATGCTTTGCTTGGTcctgatttaaaacaaaaagaatctTTCAAACAAGTTGGTAGTGAAGATAGTCTGTCTCTCGACCAAGTAATTTCTGAGGGGGATGTTGCTAACACCAGTATTCCAGAGGTCCTTACTGATGAGAATGAAGAAGGTATAGTCAGAGATGTGAGCTGTATCATTTTGTCAGAAGAGGAACTAACATCTCAGAATGAAACAGCAGAAAGGAACAGTTCCCCTACACATGAGGGACTGGAATCCAGGAGTAAGGACTGTGAAGAAAGAGGGCGCAAACGAAGCTCCACACGTTCTGGCTCTCCTCCCCCTCCACTAGAAGGACGGGTATCTCCCACAGATGGAGAAGAGGCAGATGAGGAAGATGGCGACTCTGAGGATAGCGATGAGTCAGATGAGGAGCTACGCACTTATAGCATTCAGGAGCAGAGTGAAGAAAGCGAGGACGAGATCTTGACCGTACCTATCATTGTGAGTGACTGCAGTGATGCACACAAACTCAGAAGTCTGCTTAAGATACCAACGTTGCTCAACGATTCACTGTCTGACGAAATGGAGAACAAAAAGAAAGTGGTGTCTTTCTTTGACGATGTCACCGTCTTTCTGTTTGACCAG GAAAGCCCCACCAGAGAGCTGGCAGAGAGTTTTCCTTTGGGTGGAGAGTCAAGCAAATCGAGTGCAAAGAGTAAAACACAAAACCAGCAAGAAAAGATCAATGCCTCCGATGACTCTTCTGATGGAAACATCTCAGAAGAGA GTGCAGGGTTTGAATGGGAAGATGATTTCCCATTGTTGCCCCTTCCCACATCTTCTAAGAGGTCTCCTCCAGACGTCACTCCAAAGCCGAGCCTACCAAGTGGCAATACTAAACCTGTGGCACAGGTCTCACGTTTTACCGTTTCTCCATCTAACGTGTCACGTTTCTCCATCACACATGTCTCAGATTCAGATATGGATTCGGCAGGAG GGAGCAGTGAAGATGGGGAAAGAGAGTGA
- the aatkb gene encoding serine/threonine-protein kinase LMTK1 isoform X2 yields the protein MSGGTVTLLVMSASFFNPSFALSSHFDSDGAPLSELSWSSSLAVVAVSFSGLFTFIFLMLACLCCKRGDIGFKEFENAEGEEYPADMSTPASPASHTGPDVYILPLTEVSLPVAKQPGRSVQLLRSTDLGRHSLLYIKEIGHGWFGKVLLGEVHSGLSSTQVVVKELKASASVQDQMHFLEEARPYRSLQHPALVQCLAQCTEVTPYLVVMEFCPLGDVKGYLRSCRATDSMTPDPLLLQRMACEITSGLLHLHKNNFNHSDLALRNCLLTSDIKVKIGDYGLAHNKYKDDYFVTSDQTWIPLRWIAPELVDEVHGNLLVVDQTKESNIWSLGVTIWELFELGNQPYRHYSDRQVLSYAVKDQQLKLPKPLLKYSLSDRWYEVMQFCWLQPDQRPDAEEVHLLLSYLCAKGASEAEEDFERRWNSMRPNTSHANVLGAGALAIDMPMSSTTSSFPLLEQFPTGDGYHSESGDDILTVTETSHGLNFEYKWEQARAEQHYHSSSTSGTLGQGNPHCQEVYYPPSGIVGGCAVEGLALGVSPSYYESKQIHTPGVVPVLSAHSPSVSNEYYIRIEEPVQSNIDMNFTLCSYSPDFGGSNGSFLTGSGDSRECMNCPPEAKPDIYWSADIHKSSAYDSDTSPAMSLTMEPLLGHGSPLRAWESGHYVSYKDRDGGYYYEPSPPKIMDRYLIRDPTEPPQESWGSRSLRQALGELEEPLGISPSIGSPPQGYADPYLENIQGSIIGKNVTGGYYDMMGSLRKTMPGSHSVCIDMASGGAIFVGRDDSDSEDEEDIFVERRARSWSTSNPANTNTRSLRQRQGSCIQDSYADFHYTMPMTDVEDTWPEDQTLPYHMAKPIDYLEATVKSNTCLVHGRHVPSNPSPECSSYIHMCHEPREAEVYPVPCCQALSSSHFVDPLTGTLVRNCFMIDCIPGKPMTLPRKDQHLGQAPLSAGPIVSKIESSREGAKQFDVSHQYVDITVGETNLKQEKALHEDASPVDPKSEIIAINPQLEKSQAELSKSEPESDLSKTADSGVDHGHSSISLVEIDDCSDDDITDVTSGIFGDFTVEVETVDYINPTFKSLQKQVGTPDSMDSIDIPSTACSSETLSPASIHPSSSPKTVDSGYDTENNESPEFVLKEPHELQDSKVFIQPLGKVTSGSNFEQEITRSEDEKLEDNVDTVMALTTSESNDGELKALSDKTPYRDSAYFSDYDAGKDKESEEDINELEDQKDGLEEIIDKEELLPPKKKADEDEYLLPSTKEREKSPEHSHGATSNVLSKINEGMSGCDTISSVSLSSSDIEVSNIKDNFGDDEIIVVDSDLSAELVPSESEVSNSDALLGPDLKQKESFKQVGSEDSLSLDQVISEGDVANTSIPEVLTDENEEGIVRDVSCIILSEEELTSQNETAERNSSPTHEGLESRSKDCEERGRKRSSTRSGSPPPPLEGRVSPTDGEEADEEDGDSEDSDESDEELRTYSIQEQSEESEDEILTVPIIVSDCSDAHKLRSLLKIPTLLNDSLSDEMENKKKVVSFFDDVTVFLFDQESPTRELAESFPLGGESSKSSAKSKTQNQQEKINASDDSSDGNISEESAGFEWEDDFPLLPLPTSSKRSPPDVTPKPSLPSGNTKPVAQVSRFTVSPSNVSRFSITHVSDSDMDSAGGETAHV from the exons ATGGCGCTCCACTGAGTGAGCTGTCCTGGTCGTCCTCTCTGGCCGTGGTGGCTGTGTCTTTCTCTGGACTCTTTACCTTTATCTTCCTCATGCTGGCTTGCCTGTGCTGTAAACGCGGTGACATTGGCTTTAAG GAATTTGAGAATGCAGAGGGAGAGGAATATCCAGCGGACATGTCCACGCCGGCATCGCCTGCATCTCACACAGGTCCTGACGTCTATATCTTGCCACTCACCGAGGTCTCTCTGCCCGTCGCCAAGCAACCCGGCCGATCAG TCCAGCTCCTGAGATCCACGGATCTTGGCCGCCACAGTTTGCTTTATATAAAGGAGATTGGACATGGCTGGTTTGGCAAG GTATTGTTGGGGGAGGTTCACTCTGGTCTCAGCAGTACCCAAGTGGTGGTGAAGGAACTAAAGGCCAGTGCCAGCGTGCAGGACCAGATGCACTTTCTGGAAGAGGCTCGGCCATATCG GTCTCTCCAGCATCCAGCTCTAGTACAATGTCTCGCTCAGTGCACAGAAGTCACACCCTACTTAGTGGTCATGGAATTCTGCCCACTg GGTGATGTTAAAGGTTACCTGCGCAGCTGCCGGGCAACAGATTCCATGACCCCTGACCCCTTACTACTTCAGAGGATGGCGTGTGAGATCACTTCAGGCCTGCTTCACCTTCACAAAAACAACTTCAACCATAG TGATCTGGCTTTGAGAAACTGCCTGCTAACCTCAGACATAAAAGTTAAGATTGGAGACTATGGACTAGCGCACAACAAGTACAAG GATGATTACTTTGTGACATCAGACCAGACCTGGATTCCCTTACGCTGGATTGCCCCTGAACTGGTTGATGAGGTTCATGGTAACTTACTGGTGGTGGATCAAACCAAGGAAAGCAACATCTG GTCCCTCGGTGTAACAATCTGGGAGCTGTTTGAGTTGGGAAATCAGCCGTACCGCCATTATTCAGATCGACAAGTTCTCAGCTATGCTGTAAAGGACCAGCAATTGAAGCTGCCCAAGCCACTTCTTAAGTACTCTCTTTCTGACCGCTG GTATGAAGTAATGCAGTTCTGTTGGCTTCAGCCTGATCAGAGGCCCGATGCAGAAGAAGTTCATTTGCTGCTTAGTTACTTATGCGCCAAAGGAGCCAGTGAGGCAGAGGAAGACTTTGAAAGACGCTGGAACTCCATGAGACCAAACACAAGCCATGCTAATGTTCTTGGAGCGGGTGCACTAGCAATCGACATGCCCATGTCATCCACCACTTCCTCATTCCCCCTACTGGAGCAGTTCCCTACTGGAGATGGCTACCATTCAGAATCTGGAGATGACATCCTAACGGTTACTGAAACCAGCCATGGCCTCAACTTTGAGTACAAATGGGAGCAGGCACGGGCTGAACAGCACTACCATTCTTCATCCACCTCAGGCACTTTGGGTCAAGGCAATCCCCATTGTCAGGAGGTCTACTATCCTCCAAGTGGAATAGTGGGGGGCTGTGCTGTTGAAGGACTCGCCCTTGGGGTTTCTCCTTCATATTATGAGTCCAAACAAATACACACCCCTGGTGTGGTACCAGTCCTGAGTGCTCACAGTCCATCAGTGAGTAATGAGTACTACATTCGCATTGAGGAGCCAGTACAAAGCAATATTGATATGAACTTCACCCTGTGTTCTTACAGCCCAGATTTTGGGGGCAGCAACGGAAGCTTTCTAACAGGTAGTGGAGACTCTAGGGAGTGTATGAACTGTCCCCCTGAAGCTAAACCAGACATTTATTGGTCAGCAGATATCCACAAAAGCAGTGCCTATGATTCTGACACCAGTCCTGCTATGTCTCTAACTATGGAGCCTCTTTTGGGTCATGGTAGCCCTCTTAGAGCATGGGAGTCTGGTCACTATGTCTCATACAAAGACAGAGATGGAGGTTACTACTATGAACCATCACCTCCTAAGATCATGGACCGCTACCTGATACGAGACCCAACAGAGCCTCCACAAGAGAGCTGGGGGTCTCGAAGCTTAAGACAAGCACTTGGGGAACTAGAGGAGCCTTTAGGTATCTCTCCATCAATTGGAAGTCCTCCACAAGGCTATGCTGATCCTTACTTGGAGAACATTCAAGGCTCCATTATAGGAAAGAATGTTACAGGAGGATATTATGATATGATGGGGTCTTTGAGGAAGACTATGCCAGGTAGCCACTCAGTTTGCATTGACATGGCGTCAGGTGGTGCTATATTTGTAGGACGAGATGACAGCGACTCTGAGGACGAGGAAGACATCTTTGTGGAAAGGCGAGCAAGAAGCTGGTCCACCAGCAATCcagcaaatacaaacacaagGAGCTTGCGTCAAAGGCAAGGGTCGTGTATCCAAGATTCGTATGCAGATTTCCACTACACTATGCCGATGACTGACGTTGAAGATACATGGCCAGAAGATCAAACTCTGCCATACCATATGGCCAAACCGATTGACTACTTAGAGGCAACCGTGAAAAGCAACACTTGCCTGGTGCATGGAAGACATGTACCTTCAAACCCTTCACCCGAGTGCAGCTCGTATATCCATATGTGCCATGAACCTAGAGAAGCTGAAGTATATCCTGTGCCATGTTGTCAAGCTTTGAGCAGTTCGCATTTTGTAGATCCTCTAACAGGAACTCTTGTGAGGAACTGCTTTATGATTGACTGTATTCCAGGGAAACCCATGACATTGCCCAGAAAAGACCAACATCTAGGCCAAGCACCTTTATCAGCTGGACCTATAGTTTCCAAAATAGAGTCATCAAGGGAAGGTGCCAAACAGTTTGATGTCTCACACCAGTATGTGGATATTACGGTAGGAGAAACAAACTTaaagcaagaaaaagctttgcaTGAAGATGCATCTCCAGTGGATCCCAAAAGTGAAATTATTGCCATCAATCCACAGTTGGAGAAATCCCAAGCAGAGTTATCCAAATCAGAACCAGAGTCAGACTTAAGCAAGACAGCAGACAGTGGTGTGGATCATGGACACTCTAGTATCAGCCTAGTGGAGATTGATGACTGCAGTGATGATGACATCACTGATGTAACCTCAGGAATTTTTGGTGACTTCACTGTTGAAGTGGAAACTGTTGACTACATCAATCCAACATTCAAGTCATTGCAAAAGCAGGTTGGTACCCCAGACTCCATGGACTCCATTGACATACCATCTACAGCATGTTCCAGTGAGACACTCAGTCCTGCCTCCATTCATCCTTCAAGCTCTCCTAAGACAGTGGACAGTGGCTATGACACCGAAAACAATGAATCTCCAGAATTTGTCTTAAAGGAACCCCATGAACTACAAGATTCTAAGGTTTTCATCCAACCCTTGGGAAAAGTGACATCCGGGTCTAACTTTGAACAAGAGATTACAAGGTCAGAGGATGAGAAGCTAGAGGACAATGTTGATACTGTAATGGCATTGACAACATCTGAGAGCAATGATGGAGAACTGAAGGCGCTGAGTGATAAAACGCCATACAGAGATTCAGCCTACTTCTCTGACTATGATGCCGGGAAAGATAAAGAAAGCGAAGAGGACATCAATGAACTCGAAGATCAGAAAGATGGACTGGAGGAAATTATAGATAAAGAGGAACTACTTCCTCCCAAAAAGAAGGCAGATGAAGATGAATATCTTTTGCCATCTACAAAGGAAAGGGAAAAATCTCCTGAACACTCTCATGGCGCAacttcaaatgttttatcaaaaatcAACGAAGGCATGTCTGGTTGTGACACAATCAGTAGTGTGTCTCTCTCATCTTCTGATATTGAAGTATCTAACATAAAAGATAATTTTGGTGATGATGAAATTATTGTTGTAGATTCAGATCTTTCTGCAGAACTTGTACCATCAGAATCTGAAGTATCTAATTCAGATGCTTTGCTTGGTcctgatttaaaacaaaaagaatctTTCAAACAAGTTGGTAGTGAAGATAGTCTGTCTCTCGACCAAGTAATTTCTGAGGGGGATGTTGCTAACACCAGTATTCCAGAGGTCCTTACTGATGAGAATGAAGAAGGTATAGTCAGAGATGTGAGCTGTATCATTTTGTCAGAAGAGGAACTAACATCTCAGAATGAAACAGCAGAAAGGAACAGTTCCCCTACACATGAGGGACTGGAATCCAGGAGTAAGGACTGTGAAGAAAGAGGGCGCAAACGAAGCTCCACACGTTCTGGCTCTCCTCCCCCTCCACTAGAAGGACGGGTATCTCCCACAGATGGAGAAGAGGCAGATGAGGAAGATGGCGACTCTGAGGATAGCGATGAGTCAGATGAGGAGCTACGCACTTATAGCATTCAGGAGCAGAGTGAAGAAAGCGAGGACGAGATCTTGACCGTACCTATCATTGTGAGTGACTGCAGTGATGCACACAAACTCAGAAGTCTGCTTAAGATACCAACGTTGCTCAACGATTCACTGTCTGACGAAATGGAGAACAAAAAGAAAGTGGTGTCTTTCTTTGACGATGTCACCGTCTTTCTGTTTGACCAG GAAAGCCCCACCAGAGAGCTGGCAGAGAGTTTTCCTTTGGGTGGAGAGTCAAGCAAATCGAGTGCAAAGAGTAAAACACAAAACCAGCAAGAAAAGATCAATGCCTCCGATGACTCTTCTGATGGAAACATCTCAGAAGAGA GTGCAGGGTTTGAATGGGAAGATGATTTCCCATTGTTGCCCCTTCCCACATCTTCTAAGAGGTCTCCTCCAGACGTCACTCCAAAGCCGAGCCTACCAAGTGGCAATACTAAACCTGTGGCACAGGTCTCACGTTTTACCGTTTCTCCATCTAACGTGTCACGTTTCTCCATCACACATGTCTCAGATTCAGATATGGATTCGGCAGGAGGTGAGACCGCACATGTTTGA